From Channa argus isolate prfri chromosome 18, Channa argus male v1.0, whole genome shotgun sequence, the proteins below share one genomic window:
- the LOC137103621 gene encoding myocyte-specific enhancer factor 2C-like isoform X3: MGRKKIQIARIMDERNRHVTFTKRKFGLMKKAYELSVLCDCEIALIIFNSTNKLFQYASTDMDKVLLKYTEYNEPHESRTNSDIVDTLRKKGLNGCDSPDIEADDSAGQSPESEDKYPKVNNDIELMINRQRICQGLAPSSYDMGVSIPVSNPSGLLYSHSGIGGGLSNHNLLSMSHTHPSLQRNISPQRPPSTGNAGLMGPELPSTMVSSVGNGSYGNHCDSPGLLSPDGVSKNLQDKSPPSMSMNRKPDLRTLMPPSNKCNNMPTINQRINHSQMAQTLSTPAVSIAAQTLPGQGMGGYPSLSSYDTEFSLGSDLSSLSGFGGSGLGSVTGWQQQQLQNLQHSALGHMGNLCQNSNVNLTSVHQNLHIKSEPASPPRDRSMGMICTGLGGGMTTAGYPTSGRGLNEQGRSPGDSASSCGSSYEGSEEREDHHGNDSFLLQPLPSHEERNSPSVKRMRLSEGWAT; this comes from the exons ATGGGGAGAAAAAAGATTCAGATAGCGCGGATCATGGATGAACGGAACAGACAC GTGACATTCACCAAGCGCAAGTTTGGTCTGATGAAGAAGGCCTACGAGCTTAGCGTGTTGTGCGACTGCGAGATCGCCCTCATCATCTTCAACAGCACCAACAAGCTGTTTCAGTACGCCAGCACCGACATGGACAAAGTTCTGCTGAAATACACGGAATACAACGAGCCCCACGAGAGCAGGACCAACTCCGACATTGTCGAT ACACTGCGTAAGAAGGGTCTAAACGGCTGCGACAGCCCCGACATCGAGGCCGACGACTCTGCTGGCCAGAGCCCAGAGTCTGAAGACAAGTACCCCAAAGTCAACAACGACATCGAGCTGATGATCAACAGACAGAGGATCTGT CAGGGTCTGGCTCCCTCTAGCTATGATATGGGGGTGTCCATCCCAGTCAGTAACCCCAGTGGACTGCTGTACTCCCACTCCGGCATCGGCGGTGGTCTGAGTAACCACAACCTGCTGTCCATGTCACACACCCACCCCTCCCTGCAGAGGAACATTTCCCCTCAGCGACCCCCCAGCACTGGAAATGCAG gACTGATGGGTCCGGAACTGCCGAGCACCATGGTCTCCAGCGTGG GAAATGGCAGCTATGGGAACCACTGCGACTCTCCCGGGCTCTTGTCTCCAGATGGAGTTTCCAAAAACCTGCAGGACAAGAGTCCTCCTTCGATGAGCATGAACCGCAAGCCTGACCTCCGAACACTGATGCCCCCCTCCAACAAGTGCAACAACATGCCAACGATT aaccAGAGAATAAATCACTCTCAGATGGCCCAGACGCTGTCCACTCCTGCAGTCTCCATTGCTGCTCAGACTCTACCTGGACAGGGGATGGGCGGGTATCCATCACTCTCCTCTTATGACACAG AGTTTTCCCTCGGCAGCGACCTGTCCTCTTTGTCTGGGTTTGGAGGTTCTGGCCTTGGGTCGGTGACAGGCTGGCAGCAACAGCAGTTACAGAACCTGCAGCACTCAGCACTCGGACACATGGG GAACTTGTGTCAGAATTCAAACGTAAACCTCACCTCTGTTCATCAGAATCTGCACATCAAGTCCGAGCCAGCCTCTCCTCCCAGAGACCGGAGCATGGGCATGATTTGCACAGGACTGGGAGGAGGCATGACCACAGCTGGGTACCCCACCTCTGGCCGGGGTCTTAACGAACAGGGCCGCTCCCCCGGGGACAGCGCTTCCAGCTGCGGGAGCTCATACGAAGGCAGCGAGGAGCGTGAGGATCATCACGGGAACGACAGCTTCCTTCTCCAGCCTCTTCCCAGTCACGAGGAGCGTAACAGCCCGTCAGTAAAACGGATGAGGTTATCGGAGGGCTGGGCCACATGA
- the LOC137103621 gene encoding myocyte-specific enhancer factor 2C-like isoform X4, with amino-acid sequence MGRKKIQIARIMDERNRHVTFTKRKFGLMKKAYELSVLCDCEIALIIFNSTNKLFQYASTDMDKVLLKYTEYNEPHESRTNSDIVDTLRKKGLNGCDSPDIEADDSAGQSPESEDKYPKVNNDIELMINRQRICGLAPSSYDMGVSIPVSNPSGLLYSHSGIGGGLSNHNLLSMSHTHPSLQRNISPQRPPSTGNAGLMGPELPSTMVSSVGNGSYGNHCDSPGLLSPDGVSKNLQDKSPPSMSMNRKPDLRTLMPPSNKCNNMPTINQRINHSQMAQTLSTPAVSIAAQTLPGQGMGGYPSLSSYDTEFSLGSDLSSLSGFGGSGLGSVTGWQQQQLQNLQHSALGHMGNLCQNSNVNLTSVHQNLHIKSEPASPPRDRSMGMICTGLGGGMTTAGYPTSGRGLNEQGRSPGDSASSCGSSYEGSEEREDHHGNDSFLLQPLPSHEERNSPSVKRMRLSEGWAT; translated from the exons ATGGGGAGAAAAAAGATTCAGATAGCGCGGATCATGGATGAACGGAACAGACAC GTGACATTCACCAAGCGCAAGTTTGGTCTGATGAAGAAGGCCTACGAGCTTAGCGTGTTGTGCGACTGCGAGATCGCCCTCATCATCTTCAACAGCACCAACAAGCTGTTTCAGTACGCCAGCACCGACATGGACAAAGTTCTGCTGAAATACACGGAATACAACGAGCCCCACGAGAGCAGGACCAACTCCGACATTGTCGAT ACACTGCGTAAGAAGGGTCTAAACGGCTGCGACAGCCCCGACATCGAGGCCGACGACTCTGCTGGCCAGAGCCCAGAGTCTGAAGACAAGTACCCCAAAGTCAACAACGACATCGAGCTGATGATCAACAGACAGAGGATCTGT GGTCTGGCTCCCTCTAGCTATGATATGGGGGTGTCCATCCCAGTCAGTAACCCCAGTGGACTGCTGTACTCCCACTCCGGCATCGGCGGTGGTCTGAGTAACCACAACCTGCTGTCCATGTCACACACCCACCCCTCCCTGCAGAGGAACATTTCCCCTCAGCGACCCCCCAGCACTGGAAATGCAG gACTGATGGGTCCGGAACTGCCGAGCACCATGGTCTCCAGCGTGG GAAATGGCAGCTATGGGAACCACTGCGACTCTCCCGGGCTCTTGTCTCCAGATGGAGTTTCCAAAAACCTGCAGGACAAGAGTCCTCCTTCGATGAGCATGAACCGCAAGCCTGACCTCCGAACACTGATGCCCCCCTCCAACAAGTGCAACAACATGCCAACGATT aaccAGAGAATAAATCACTCTCAGATGGCCCAGACGCTGTCCACTCCTGCAGTCTCCATTGCTGCTCAGACTCTACCTGGACAGGGGATGGGCGGGTATCCATCACTCTCCTCTTATGACACAG AGTTTTCCCTCGGCAGCGACCTGTCCTCTTTGTCTGGGTTTGGAGGTTCTGGCCTTGGGTCGGTGACAGGCTGGCAGCAACAGCAGTTACAGAACCTGCAGCACTCAGCACTCGGACACATGGG GAACTTGTGTCAGAATTCAAACGTAAACCTCACCTCTGTTCATCAGAATCTGCACATCAAGTCCGAGCCAGCCTCTCCTCCCAGAGACCGGAGCATGGGCATGATTTGCACAGGACTGGGAGGAGGCATGACCACAGCTGGGTACCCCACCTCTGGCCGGGGTCTTAACGAACAGGGCCGCTCCCCCGGGGACAGCGCTTCCAGCTGCGGGAGCTCATACGAAGGCAGCGAGGAGCGTGAGGATCATCACGGGAACGACAGCTTCCTTCTCCAGCCTCTTCCCAGTCACGAGGAGCGTAACAGCCCGTCAGTAAAACGGATGAGGTTATCGGAGGGCTGGGCCACATGA
- the LOC137103621 gene encoding myocyte-specific enhancer factor 2C-like isoform X1, producing the protein MGRKKIQIARIMDERNRHVTFTKRKFGLMKKAYELSVLCDCEIALIIFNSTNKLFQYASTDMDKVLLKYTEYNEPHESRTNSDIVDTLRKKGLNGCDSPDIEADDSAGQSPESEDKYPKVNNDIELMINRQRICQGLAPSSYDMGVSIPVSNPSGLLYSHSGIGGGLSNHNLLSMSHTHPSLQRNISPQRPPSTGNAGLMGPELPSTMVSSVGNGSYGNHCDSPGLLSPDGVSKNLQDKSPPSMSMNRKPDLRTLMPPSNKCNNMPTICEDFDLMLNQRINHSQMAQTLSTPAVSIAAQTLPGQGMGGYPSLSSYDTEFSLGSDLSSLSGFGGSGLGSVTGWQQQQLQNLQHSALGHMGNLCQNSNVNLTSVHQNLHIKSEPASPPRDRSMGMICTGLGGGMTTAGYPTSGRGLNEQGRSPGDSASSCGSSYEGSEEREDHHGNDSFLLQPLPSHEERNSPSVKRMRLSEGWAT; encoded by the exons ATGGGGAGAAAAAAGATTCAGATAGCGCGGATCATGGATGAACGGAACAGACAC GTGACATTCACCAAGCGCAAGTTTGGTCTGATGAAGAAGGCCTACGAGCTTAGCGTGTTGTGCGACTGCGAGATCGCCCTCATCATCTTCAACAGCACCAACAAGCTGTTTCAGTACGCCAGCACCGACATGGACAAAGTTCTGCTGAAATACACGGAATACAACGAGCCCCACGAGAGCAGGACCAACTCCGACATTGTCGAT ACACTGCGTAAGAAGGGTCTAAACGGCTGCGACAGCCCCGACATCGAGGCCGACGACTCTGCTGGCCAGAGCCCAGAGTCTGAAGACAAGTACCCCAAAGTCAACAACGACATCGAGCTGATGATCAACAGACAGAGGATCTGT CAGGGTCTGGCTCCCTCTAGCTATGATATGGGGGTGTCCATCCCAGTCAGTAACCCCAGTGGACTGCTGTACTCCCACTCCGGCATCGGCGGTGGTCTGAGTAACCACAACCTGCTGTCCATGTCACACACCCACCCCTCCCTGCAGAGGAACATTTCCCCTCAGCGACCCCCCAGCACTGGAAATGCAG gACTGATGGGTCCGGAACTGCCGAGCACCATGGTCTCCAGCGTGG GAAATGGCAGCTATGGGAACCACTGCGACTCTCCCGGGCTCTTGTCTCCAGATGGAGTTTCCAAAAACCTGCAGGACAAGAGTCCTCCTTCGATGAGCATGAACCGCAAGCCTGACCTCCGAACACTGATGCCCCCCTCCAACAAGTGCAACAACATGCCAACGATT TGTGAGGACTTTGACCTAATGTTG aaccAGAGAATAAATCACTCTCAGATGGCCCAGACGCTGTCCACTCCTGCAGTCTCCATTGCTGCTCAGACTCTACCTGGACAGGGGATGGGCGGGTATCCATCACTCTCCTCTTATGACACAG AGTTTTCCCTCGGCAGCGACCTGTCCTCTTTGTCTGGGTTTGGAGGTTCTGGCCTTGGGTCGGTGACAGGCTGGCAGCAACAGCAGTTACAGAACCTGCAGCACTCAGCACTCGGACACATGGG GAACTTGTGTCAGAATTCAAACGTAAACCTCACCTCTGTTCATCAGAATCTGCACATCAAGTCCGAGCCAGCCTCTCCTCCCAGAGACCGGAGCATGGGCATGATTTGCACAGGACTGGGAGGAGGCATGACCACAGCTGGGTACCCCACCTCTGGCCGGGGTCTTAACGAACAGGGCCGCTCCCCCGGGGACAGCGCTTCCAGCTGCGGGAGCTCATACGAAGGCAGCGAGGAGCGTGAGGATCATCACGGGAACGACAGCTTCCTTCTCCAGCCTCTTCCCAGTCACGAGGAGCGTAACAGCCCGTCAGTAAAACGGATGAGGTTATCGGAGGGCTGGGCCACATGA
- the LOC137103621 gene encoding myocyte-specific enhancer factor 2C-like isoform X2: MGRKKIQIARIMDERNRHVTFTKRKFGLMKKAYELSVLCDCEIALIIFNSTNKLFQYASTDMDKVLLKYTEYNEPHESRTNSDIVDTLRKKGLNGCDSPDIEADDSAGQSPESEDKYPKVNNDIELMINRQRICGLAPSSYDMGVSIPVSNPSGLLYSHSGIGGGLSNHNLLSMSHTHPSLQRNISPQRPPSTGNAGLMGPELPSTMVSSVGNGSYGNHCDSPGLLSPDGVSKNLQDKSPPSMSMNRKPDLRTLMPPSNKCNNMPTICEDFDLMLNQRINHSQMAQTLSTPAVSIAAQTLPGQGMGGYPSLSSYDTEFSLGSDLSSLSGFGGSGLGSVTGWQQQQLQNLQHSALGHMGNLCQNSNVNLTSVHQNLHIKSEPASPPRDRSMGMICTGLGGGMTTAGYPTSGRGLNEQGRSPGDSASSCGSSYEGSEEREDHHGNDSFLLQPLPSHEERNSPSVKRMRLSEGWAT; the protein is encoded by the exons ATGGGGAGAAAAAAGATTCAGATAGCGCGGATCATGGATGAACGGAACAGACAC GTGACATTCACCAAGCGCAAGTTTGGTCTGATGAAGAAGGCCTACGAGCTTAGCGTGTTGTGCGACTGCGAGATCGCCCTCATCATCTTCAACAGCACCAACAAGCTGTTTCAGTACGCCAGCACCGACATGGACAAAGTTCTGCTGAAATACACGGAATACAACGAGCCCCACGAGAGCAGGACCAACTCCGACATTGTCGAT ACACTGCGTAAGAAGGGTCTAAACGGCTGCGACAGCCCCGACATCGAGGCCGACGACTCTGCTGGCCAGAGCCCAGAGTCTGAAGACAAGTACCCCAAAGTCAACAACGACATCGAGCTGATGATCAACAGACAGAGGATCTGT GGTCTGGCTCCCTCTAGCTATGATATGGGGGTGTCCATCCCAGTCAGTAACCCCAGTGGACTGCTGTACTCCCACTCCGGCATCGGCGGTGGTCTGAGTAACCACAACCTGCTGTCCATGTCACACACCCACCCCTCCCTGCAGAGGAACATTTCCCCTCAGCGACCCCCCAGCACTGGAAATGCAG gACTGATGGGTCCGGAACTGCCGAGCACCATGGTCTCCAGCGTGG GAAATGGCAGCTATGGGAACCACTGCGACTCTCCCGGGCTCTTGTCTCCAGATGGAGTTTCCAAAAACCTGCAGGACAAGAGTCCTCCTTCGATGAGCATGAACCGCAAGCCTGACCTCCGAACACTGATGCCCCCCTCCAACAAGTGCAACAACATGCCAACGATT TGTGAGGACTTTGACCTAATGTTG aaccAGAGAATAAATCACTCTCAGATGGCCCAGACGCTGTCCACTCCTGCAGTCTCCATTGCTGCTCAGACTCTACCTGGACAGGGGATGGGCGGGTATCCATCACTCTCCTCTTATGACACAG AGTTTTCCCTCGGCAGCGACCTGTCCTCTTTGTCTGGGTTTGGAGGTTCTGGCCTTGGGTCGGTGACAGGCTGGCAGCAACAGCAGTTACAGAACCTGCAGCACTCAGCACTCGGACACATGGG GAACTTGTGTCAGAATTCAAACGTAAACCTCACCTCTGTTCATCAGAATCTGCACATCAAGTCCGAGCCAGCCTCTCCTCCCAGAGACCGGAGCATGGGCATGATTTGCACAGGACTGGGAGGAGGCATGACCACAGCTGGGTACCCCACCTCTGGCCGGGGTCTTAACGAACAGGGCCGCTCCCCCGGGGACAGCGCTTCCAGCTGCGGGAGCTCATACGAAGGCAGCGAGGAGCGTGAGGATCATCACGGGAACGACAGCTTCCTTCTCCAGCCTCTTCCCAGTCACGAGGAGCGTAACAGCCCGTCAGTAAAACGGATGAGGTTATCGGAGGGCTGGGCCACATGA